The DNA window GGCATCTCAAGACTTGGAATACTAGTAACCCTATCTTGAGTAATCATTTGATTGAGTGATCGAAAGTTTAAATATTTGAAGCTCAAATGCCACAACCAACTATACTTGTGGTCGACAATAGTTTTTAGACATTGTATTTCAGTCGAACTGATCATGGTCTTAAACGTCTTGTTCTTCGACATAGAAGATTTCAGGACCAAATTGTTATGGGTGTCGAACAATTTTAAAACTCCATATTTCatgacaactgagaaacctttctcgaCTAGTTGTCTAACACTTAGAAGGTTGCACTTCATTCCACGTACATAGAGAACATCTTTGATCATAGCTTTCCCTCCATTACTCATTTGAAAAACTATGTTGCCAATACCTTCCACTTGCAACGAACTATTATCAGCAAGTTTTACCTTGCTTCTCTTCGACTCATCGAAATATGCCAACCACACCTTTTAATCAGTCATGTGATTCGAGCAGCCTGAATCGAGGAACCAGATCTTGGATATGGTTATGTGCAACTGTAACCATAATCATCATACCTTCAGAATCATCTGAATCTTGGCGTGCAAGAGTCTCTCCTTCGTCATTGCCTTTTGTCGATCCATCGTCCTGTACCAACAATGTTTAGAAAAGTGACCCCACTTTTCATAGTGATAGCACTACAAACCCTTCTTATCTTCTTTGtgtaacaccccgtaatttcatgaattaatttaatcaagttaaattaattattcagaaattatttaattatttaataattaaaatttggattttggaagaattatggaattattgttattgggccatgacgtagttagtaaaaagggaggtgccaatggagaggccttactaactaattatcctatttttataaaatagtgAGAGGATGAAAATAAAGAACATTGGGAAAAGAGGAGGTAGAAGCAAAAAGGGACAGACTCTGAGAACTGatgaacacgtgaaagagagaagggccaaaggagaagaagaccttcgaagattcgactctgaggtaaggggggattcttcgggttagtgatccttatgcgattgtaggcggtaagattgattaggattatcgtgtaattcaatcgtacgtgtcgggttgggaattttgttaggttttgataatctagtatgaattgacatgattctgttgatacttgtgatatatgatgttaatacatgtcaataacttgtttgaaatgtgtaattgtgtgaaaatcaatgataattgtgtgtatgttcgtatgtacctgaaattggggaaatgggatagggtaaaggttgtcaaaatgatgaattttgctgtgcaggtaagtaggaaccggttcccatgtgggacgaaccagttcccccttataaaaaacagagcgtgtggattctgggtagctgggaaccggttcccatgtagggacaacccggttccccatagtaaaaatcagaaacGAGGTTtgggaagctgccaggaaccggttcccatgtagggacaacccgggttctgcagcatttttctaaaaatgttttatttttaaaaaacccataacttttgaaccgagtatccgatttatgtgccgttttgggcgttgcgaagctaattagatgctttatttgataaagtgataaaaagggcagtggccgactttatttttaaaaactcgatttaattgttgATGATTCGAaatatagtatatgtatatgtgttatatatatgactattgacgCATGTATTTGTGTTGGCGATAGGattatgatattcattgggtgattgttggtttataacatgtcgtagatgatacatgttttgtgattatgctgttgggttgtttgataatttattacattgtgtgcaatgatgataaatgtaacgatgtataatcgtggtgatgattgatgatttatgaatgctaatatgctgttaatattaacatgtggattgtggtgaatgtatgcgtgtgatatatttgtatgaatgctaaacttatgcatgcttatcggtgatgaattggtgatgataatgagacgatgtgatacatcggattggtgatgttgtaagcatgttatatgttgcattcattggcatacatttttggtgatggatcccggtgatgaaatggatcaaaatggtgggcataattcccattgtgtggaatttgtgctggttaaaactgtatctcggtgatgaaaaagatcagttggatgggtgtatcccatgtattggtaccacatgcatagtgtcagttgaatcatatgcattggttataacatgattggatgaaatccagtgttatgccttggtgtgtttatgtgattgatgtattaaggagttgttgttaatataacttgatcattgatgaaattgatgagttgtgggctgatggccaatattgttgaattgatgtttgcttgttgtgatgactccgattatatgtatgtttgagtggatgataattgctatgagattttattgcttatgactgcataatggttattaattcgaatgaaactcacccttactttgatgatttcagattaaggatgtagcggcgtcttgattgggtgaagatagcttgtaggctagcccgtagtttgtgtcgagtcatgctctgattgtaacactgggatcgattagtcttagcgttacttgttatacattgttgccattttggctatggatttatgtattgagtatttgtgtggagatgTTTCCCAATACTgctgaattaagttccgctgtgctaaacacatgtttgatattggttaatttctaataaagcatgacaatcgacttgatgtttttatttatttgataattgtagcatccttgatgtgttattactctgattatattatatttttcgcgggggtttagaagggtgttacactttgTCCTTTTGATAGTTTCCTCCTCATCTTTTCGAGGATTCATAAGTTCTATCTTCGACCTGCTGCTTGTGAGGGTTCGGCCAAGGCTTCTTGCCCCGAGCTTGTCGACTTtgcctttgaatttgttggaaccaccattctTTTTCCATGACTGAGCCTGAAAAGCTTGTATTGAATCTTGAACTCATTTCCTTTCgacaatcctaatctcatgcgcttccaacgaaccaaccaaatatttcaattttagggTTTCGACAACCCCTTGTGTTTAACACTGAGAAACATGTAACAAGTCTAAATGATGCCTAAACTTGTCATTGATGACTAGCTTGGTCAATATATCAACTACATTATCTGAAGTATGAATCTTTTAAAGCAATATCTATCTAGATACAAGTAACTCTCTAGTACACCTAATTGTTTGCTAAATAAATGACACTCTGACTATCACAAGGAAACCAAACTCTATCTTGCTCAAAACCCAATTCTCCCACCAATCCTATAAAGACCTCTTTGGCAGCTTAACATGCCACCACGTAGTCTTCTTTAGTTGTCGACATGACCACTATGGATTGAACTGATGATTTCTAACAAATAGATCCTTATGCTAAAATTAAGACATGCCTTGTTGTAAACCTCCTATCATCCATATCATCACAATAGTTTGAATCAACATATCCTACAAGTGAAGGATCACATTGATCACTGCTAAATCTGACACCATAACCCATTGTACTCGTCAAGTATCCGAAAATCTACTTGACTACTTTCTAATGACGTTTTCCTTGTTTGGACAGAAAACTATAAAATTGACTTACAACTTATGTCAAATTTGGTCTAGTGCAAACCGTAGCATACACTAAACAACGAATAACACTAATATAAGGAACCTTTGACATATACTCAACTTATGCATATGTCTTTAGATACTGATCCAAAGAGAGCTTTAAGTGATTCACCAATGAGGTACTCACAATCTTTGAATTACGCATGTCAAACTTGTTTAGTACCTTTTCAACATAAACTTTTTTGAGAGAGCCTTAATTTTCTAGCACTCATACCCCAGTGAGTTTCCATACTAAGAATCTTCTTAGCATCATCTAATTCTTTCATGTCAAACTCTATTTCCAACATGATTTTCACTTCATTTACGTTGTAGCAATTAACATGGAATAATAGGAAAATGAAACAGCCATCATCAAGGCTCCTAACATACACACAACAATCATACTCATATTTTATGTAGTCAATCCGAAGCATGTATGAATTAAAACACATGTACCATTGCCTTGGAGAATACTTTAAACCATACAAAGACcactttaatttataaattagtttGTCATGTCCAGTGTCACTGACCCCTATATATTACTACATGTAAATTTGCTCATCTAGATTACCGTGAAAAATGTTATTTTCACATCCATATGCTCTAAGTGCATGTCCCTGCTGACTACCAAGGCTAACACTGCCATGATATAAGTATATTTAACAGAAAGAAAGAAAATCTCATCATAGTCAACCCCTTTTGGTTTTAAGTACCCCTTTGTTACATTACGAGCTTTGAACTTTTCCCTTATTTTTATATTACTTCTGGTTTTCTCTTAAACACCCACTTATAACTAATGACCTTTTTCCCTTACAAAGTTGAACAAGCTTCCATGTCGAGTTTTTATTCAAGGACTTCATCTCATCCACTATTGCTTCCATCCAGTTACTTCCTCTTGACTAGCTATAGAGTTCATCTCCAAAACTAGTAAAAAAGGCATAAACTGCCAAGTCTTCATATCCATGTCTTTCTGTTGTGGCTTGGTTGAACGGTGCTCTCTATCACATTCAAGAATGTAATCTTGTACTCCACCTGAAGCTTCAAGGGTGCGATCAATTTTAATATTAGAGTCTGGTTAGTCTCGATTGGAGGCAGAAAGTCTCGGTGACAGAGCAGAAATAGGATCTTAATTTGTAATTTTACGTATTTAATTGGGAAGTCCAGGTACTCAGTAATATTCTATTGGtaaagtttcaaatgaaaaaaaagttagaaaaattgaaaaattaatcttatttttttgagtttaaaggtagtgtactgacagtgtaaactaactttacacatacaacaAATCAAAATCTTTacatttgccatgtcatattagttttttaaaattaaaattgtgttttaattggatacatggttgtgattggttgacagtgtaaaaatattttacactgtcagtgcatatcccattttctctattttttttagtgttttttattttcataaaatattatttaaatataaatataaaaataaattttaaatgtattatataaaaacaaaaagtaaaaatattaaaagtaatcCGGACAAaatgtataatgtgttgaataTTCATCATACTATAGTGTGTCGGtaagaaaatttaaatattttattataattagcgTTCAAACGTACACTTATTTGCTTTTTGATTGTGCATATGtgaaaatataaacaatatttttttatttaaaattaattttaaaaatacaataatGAAAATTAATAGTAGTAATAGGGAATTATGTGGAAGATAGaaacaataattttaatgaaaattaTTATACAAATTACACAATATTTTAAGGCTAAAAAgggtaaaaaaaagaaaaaagaaaaaagattacAGTCATAGATAAAATCTAAACATTAAATTACCAAAATATTTGGTATACATCGTATAATGCTCAGCAACTACCAAGGACCACAATACACAGACAAAAACGACCTTACACGATGAACGTGATCCTGTGCTTTATAAGGTATCTATCTATGGCTTTATCTTCATCCATATCATTGCTCTGACATAAAACATCACACAGTTGGAAGATGGCGATGGACGGTACAATCCAATGCACCGCAAACTACGTTCCTCTCACTCCAATCAGCTTCTTGGAACGCTCAGCCGTTGTTTACCGTAACAACCTCTCAATCGCCTACGGCGATGTCACCTACACATGGTCTCAGACTCATCAACGATGCATCAAACTCGCTTCTTCCATTTCTCAACTCGGCGTTTCTCCCCGTGACGTGGTTCGTTCCTTTTTTAACGATTCTATGATCTGGATATtggatttggaaaaaaaaaaactactatgtTGTGATTATGATTTAGTCTGAAATTTCTTGTTGATTGATGATTTGTGCTTGTTGTGAAATTTTgtacttgtttgtgtttgtttagGTTGCTGTGTTGGCCCCTAATATTCCAGCCATGTATGAATTGCATTTTGGTGTTCCAATGTCAGGGGCTATTCTATGTACACTGAATACTCGTCACGATTCGTCGATGGTTTCGGTACTTTTAAAGCATTCTGATGCCAAAGTCCTTTTTGTTGATCATGAATTACTTGGTATTGCTAAGGGAGCACTTGAAATTCTGTCAAAATCAACCTCCAAGCTTCCGATTTTGGTCTTAATTTTGGAGTGTGAAACTCATCCATCACCTCATCACAACAGTTCAGTCTCTCCGGGAATATTGATCTATGAGAATCTTATAGCTGAAGGGAAACTTGAATTTGAAGTGAAAAGACCAAAGGATGAATGTGATCCGATTTCGTTGAATTACACTTCTGGAACCACATCAAGTCCTAAAGGTGTAGTGTATAGCCATCGAGGTGCCTATCTTAATGCTTTATCTACGATTCTACTCAACGATATGACGTCTATGCCGGTGTATTTATGGTGTGTTCCCATGTTTCATTGCAATGGATGGTGTCTACCTTGGAGTATTGCTGCTCAAGGTGGCACCAATGTCTGCCAAAGAAATGTAACTGGGAAAGGGATATTTGACAATGTTTTTAAGCACAAAGTAACCCATATGGCGGGTGCGCCAACAGTTCTGAACATGATAATAAATTCACCAGCTGAAATAAGAAAACCACTTCCAGGGAAGGTGGCAGTGATGACAGGCGGTGCTCCACCACCACCGGCGGTGTTTTTTAAGATGGAagagctaggatttgatttgattcaTTCATATGGTTTGACAGAAACTTATGGTCCTGCGTCAATTTGCACCTGGAAAGAAGAATGGGGTAGCCTGTCTCGAGACGCGCAGGCCAAAATGAAAGCGCGTCAAGGAGTACAGCATGTTGGACTGGAAGGACTTGACATAAAAGATCCTGTCACAATGAAGAGTGTACCGGCGGATGCAAAAACCATCGGTGAGGTGATGTTTAGGGGAAACACTGTGATGAATGGATATTTAAAGGATTTGAAAGCAACACAAGAGGCGTTTAAAGGTGGGTGGTTTAGGTCC is part of the Vicia villosa cultivar HV-30 ecotype Madison, WI linkage group LG2, Vvil1.0, whole genome shotgun sequence genome and encodes:
- the LOC131652513 gene encoding butanoate--CoA ligase AAE1 codes for the protein MAMDGTIQCTANYVPLTPISFLERSAVVYRNNLSIAYGDVTYTWSQTHQRCIKLASSISQLGVSPRDVVAVLAPNIPAMYELHFGVPMSGAILCTLNTRHDSSMVSVLLKHSDAKVLFVDHELLGIAKGALEILSKSTSKLPILVLILECETHPSPHHNSSVSPGILIYENLIAEGKLEFEVKRPKDECDPISLNYTSGTTSSPKGVVYSHRGAYLNALSTILLNDMTSMPVYLWCVPMFHCNGWCLPWSIAAQGGTNVCQRNVTGKGIFDNVFKHKVTHMAGAPTVLNMIINSPAEIRKPLPGKVAVMTGGAPPPPAVFFKMEELGFDLIHSYGLTETYGPASICTWKEEWGSLSRDAQAKMKARQGVQHVGLEGLDIKDPVTMKSVPADAKTIGEVMFRGNTVMNGYLKDLKATQEAFKGGWFRSGDLGVKHSDGYIELKDRSKDIIISGGENISTIELEGVIYGHPAVVEAAVVGRPDEYWGETPCAFVTLKDGYSATEEEIIQFCRERLPHFMAPRTVVFSDLPKTSTGKTQKFILKEKAKAMGSLSKKKNNSKL